The sequence AATTAAGGTTGTAAGAAACTTTTTCATTGGTTATAGGTTTAAAATTATTTTTACAAATATTAAACGTTAACCTATCAAAAAATTGTAAAATTGGGACAATTCAGAAAATTAACTCGATACGTATTTTAATCCAACAATTGAAGCAATCAAAGTGGTAATAAAAAATATACGTAAAAAACTAGCAGGTTCTTTAAAAACGAGAATTCCAACTAAAACGGTTCCCACAGCGCCGATTCCGGTCCAAATTGCGTAAGCTGTTCCGAGAGGTAAAGTTTGTGTTGCTTTGATTAAAAGTGTCATACTTACAAATAATGCAACTAAGAAACCTGAGTACCAAAAATACATTTCGTTTCCTGTTGATTCTTTAGCTTTTCCTAAGCAAAAGGCAAAAGCTACTTCAAATAATCCTGCGATGATTAAAATAATCCAATTCATTGTTAAATATTTTTAGCAAATTTCTGACTAAAAAGCATCTAATAATTTAACAAATGATAAAAAATATTATTCTTTTTCGGCTCTGATTCTACTTAAACTAACCTGAGTAATTCCTAAATACGAAGCAATATAGCCCAACTGAACGCGTTGAATCAAATTTGGATTCTTTTTTAAAAGTTCGTGATAACGTTCTTTAGCCGATTTAAATTGATGAAAAATTAAACGTTCTTCGGTAAAGATTAATTCTTGTTCGGCAAACTTTCTTCCCCAATTTGCGATATGAATATCTTCGTCAAAAAAATTTCGCAATTTATTTGAATTTAATTTATAAAATTCTCCATCTTCTAAAAGTTCAATATCTTCATATCCCGGTAAGTCAGATACATAGCTTCGCATCGAAATCACAACAAAACCTTCGGAGCCAAACCAAAAAGTAACATCGTTTTCAGGATTTTGAGTAAACGCTCGAACCATTCCTTTTTTTATGAAATAAATATCATTTTCGATTCGATTCGCTTTTAAAAGCAAATGTCCTTTTGGAAAATGAATCTCTTCTATTTCATTTAAAAGCTTATTTTTAGACGATTGCGGTAACTTATATATCGCATCTAAAATGGAATTGATTTGCATAGTTTTTTTCTATAAATAAAAAATTAATTTTCGGCTAATGTTTTTAATTCATTATTCATTAAAACAAAACCTTTTTCGGTTGCTGATAAATCTATAAAAGGCAATAAAATTCCAGTAAATTTTTCAGAATGTACAAAAGTAGTACTTCCGTCATTATTAGATATTAATTCAAAAAAATGTTCACCATCGAAAAGTCCTGAAAATAAAAACTTACCTTTCCATGAAAATTTTTTATTTGGAA comes from Flavobacterium sp. I3-2 and encodes:
- a CDS encoding DMT family transporter, whose amino-acid sequence is MNWIILIIAGLFEVAFAFCLGKAKESTGNEMYFWYSGFLVALFVSMTLLIKATQTLPLGTAYAIWTGIGAVGTVLVGILVFKEPASFLRIFFITTLIASIVGLKYVSS
- a CDS encoding Crp/Fnr family transcriptional regulator, with product MQINSILDAIYKLPQSSKNKLLNEIEEIHFPKGHLLLKANRIENDIYFIKKGMVRAFTQNPENDVTFWFGSEGFVVISMRSYVSDLPGYEDIELLEDGEFYKLNSNKLRNFFDEDIHIANWGRKFAEQELIFTEERLIFHQFKSAKERYHELLKKNPNLIQRVQLGYIASYLGITQVSLSRIRAEKE
- a CDS encoding SRPBCC domain-containing protein, translated to MMLFSPSIIDEIPNKKFSWKGKFLFSGLFDGEHFFELISNNDGSTTFVHSEKFTGILLPFIDLSATEKGFVLMNNELKTLAEN